The genomic stretch ATTTATCCGCTTTGCCATAAGCATTTGAACCTGTATCCGGTTTTTGACCAGACTGTGTTTACGGTGGAAGGAACGTTTCGCGGCAGGATCCGTATGGGAACGGTTCTCCTCATTGGATCACGGATGCTGTTGGATAGAAATTTCAGGCGTTTGTTAAAAGGATGGCTTCATAAAGGAGGAATTGCTTAACGTGGCAGAGAATAATTTTACATCTACGGTAGAGTCGCTGTTTAAGGGAATGGATTCTTTTGTGGCGACAAAAACTGTGGTAGGAGATGCGGTAAAGGTGGATGATACGATCATTCTGCCTTTGGTGGATGTGACCTGCGGCATGGCCGCCGGATCCTTTGCGGGAGATACAAAGCATAACGGGGCAGGAGGCATGCATGCAAAGATGAGCCCCAGTGCAGTGTTAATCATTCAGAATGGAGTAACAAAGCTGGTTAACATCAAACAGCAGGATGCTGTAACGAAAATTCTGGATATGGTACCGGATTTTGTCAATAAATTTGCCGGTGGAACAAAAGAGGTTTCCCCGGAAGCATTAAAGGTGGCGGAGGAGATGGCCGCTTCGGAAGAGAATCAAAAAGGGGAAGAATAATAAAGGGATAAGCCGCATAGGATGTCATATAGCCTGAATGGATTGAGGGATGATATGAGAAGAGTATGCGGACTTATGCTGTTCTGCTTTGGAGCGGGCATGGCAATTCTGCTTTTTATCCCGGCGACTATCGTAACGATCCTTTTTATTATCGGATGTCTGGTACTGGGATATAACCTGTTCTGCTGCTGAATAAGCAATGCTGTTAAAAATAAATGAGGCCAGCCTTAAAAAGGTCCGGCCTCATGAAAAAAGACAAAAAAATACTCCTGACTGATATCAGCCAGGAGTTTCCTTCGATTAAGCTCTTTCAACTAATCCGGATCTTAAGCAGGAAGTACATACGTACATCTTCTTATTAGCGCCGCCATTAACTTTTACTTTAACGGACTTCACATTTGCTTTCCACATCTTATTGGATCTTCTATGGGAATGGCTCACTGCGTTGCCAAAGTGAGCAGCTTTTTCACAAATTGCACATTTAGCCATGATTGCACCTCCTTAAAAGCGACTTGGACTTTTTATGGTTGAAAAATCCACAACAAATGTATGATAACAGAAAACACATGGATTTGCAAGTGAAAATTAAAAATTTGTTTCTTTTTTTGGAAAAATAATGTATAATCAAAACAGACAGAAAGAACGGAGGTAGAGACTATGAAGGGTTATATTAATAATAAACTGGGCGAAATCCAGGTAAGCCCTGATGTTATCGCTATGTATGCCGGAACGACCGCAGTGGAATGCTTCGGTATCGTCGGTATGGCGGCTGTCAGCATGAAAGACGGACTTGTTAAACTTTTAAAACGGGAAGGCCTGACTCACGGAATCAATGTGAACATCCAGGACAACCATATCACCATCGATTTCCATGTAATTGTAGCCTATGGGGTCAGCATTTCTGCGGTGGCGGATAACTTGATTGAAAATGTAAAATACAAAGTAGAAGAATTCACAGGTATGACAGTAGATAAGATTAACATCTTTGTCGAAGGCGTAAGAGTGATTGATTAAGGAGGAAACTACCCGTGGGTATGAAGTATATAGACGCCAAAATGCTGCAGAAGGCATTTCTGGCAGGAGCAAAAGGACTGGAAGCAAAGAAAGAATGGATTAATGAACTGAATGTGTTTCCAGTGCCGGATGGAGATACCGGAACCAACATGACCATGACGATCATGGCGGCGGCAAAGGAAGTGGCTGCCATTGAGAATCCTACCATGGAATCGTTAGCAAAAGCAATTTCCTCCGGTTCATTAAGAGGAGCGAGAGGAAACTCCGGTGTGATCCTGTCCCAGTTGTTCCGTGGTTTCACAAAAGAGATCGCTGCCGCCAATCAGGTAACTGCCACCGTTTTAGCCAATTCCTTTGTGCGGGCAACAGAAACTGCTTATAAAGCAGTCATGAAACCCAAAGAGGGAACCATTCTTACTGTAGCCAGAGGAATGGCAGAAAAGGCTGCGGAGCTGGTCACCGAGACAGAGGATATCCTTGAGTTCTGTCAGAAGGTAATCGAACATGGTGATTATGTATTAAGCCAGACGCCGGAGATGCTTCCGGTTTTAAAGCAGGCCGGAGTTGTAGATTCCGGCGGCCAGGGCCTTATGCAGGTAATGAAGGGGGCCTTTGACTGCCTGTCGGGCAAAGAGGTAGACTTATCTGTAGAGGTTGAAAAGCGCCCGGTCGATACTGTCGGAGCCTCAGGAACAACAACTGCTGACATTGATATCCGGTTCGGCTACTGTACCGAATTTATCATTAATCTGGAAAACCATTATGATGATAAGAAGGAACACGATTTCAAGGGATACTTAGAATCCATCGGTGATTCCATTGTGGTTGTTTCAGACGATGACGTGGTAAAAGTCCATGTCCATACCAATGATCCGGGACTTGCAATCCAGAAGGCCCTTACTTATGGCTCTTTATCCCGCATGAAGATCGATAATATGAGGGAAGAGCATCAGGAAAAATTAATTAAAGAATCAGAAAAGCTTGCAGCCCAGCAAAAGGCTGAGAGCGAAAAAAAGGCGGAGCAGAGAAAACACTATGGCTTTATATCCGTATCTGCCGGGGAAGGTCTTGATGAAATATTCCGGGGGATCGGCGCAGATTACCTGATCCAGGGCGGTCAGACCATGAACCCAAGTACAGAGGATATGTTAAATGCCATCGAAAAGGTGAATGCCGATACCATCTATATCCTGCCAAACA from Lacrimispora sphenoides JCM 1415 encodes the following:
- a CDS encoding GerW family sporulation protein, whose protein sequence is MAENNFTSTVESLFKGMDSFVATKTVVGDAVKVDDTIILPLVDVTCGMAAGSFAGDTKHNGAGGMHAKMSPSAVLIIQNGVTKLVNIKQQDAVTKILDMVPDFVNKFAGGTKEVSPEALKVAEEMAASEENQKGEE
- the rpmB gene encoding 50S ribosomal protein L28, producing MAKCAICEKAAHFGNAVSHSHRRSNKMWKANVKSVKVKVNGGANKKMYVCTSCLRSGLVERA
- a CDS encoding Asp23/Gls24 family envelope stress response protein, which produces MKGYINNKLGEIQVSPDVIAMYAGTTAVECFGIVGMAAVSMKDGLVKLLKREGLTHGINVNIQDNHITIDFHVIVAYGVSISAVADNLIENVKYKVEEFTGMTVDKINIFVEGVRVID
- a CDS encoding DAK2 domain-containing protein, whose protein sequence is MGMKYIDAKMLQKAFLAGAKGLEAKKEWINELNVFPVPDGDTGTNMTMTIMAAAKEVAAIENPTMESLAKAISSGSLRGARGNSGVILSQLFRGFTKEIAAANQVTATVLANSFVRATETAYKAVMKPKEGTILTVARGMAEKAAELVTETEDILEFCQKVIEHGDYVLSQTPEMLPVLKQAGVVDSGGQGLMQVMKGAFDCLSGKEVDLSVEVEKRPVDTVGASGTTTADIDIRFGYCTEFIINLENHYDDKKEHDFKGYLESIGDSIVVVSDDDVVKVHVHTNDPGLAIQKALTYGSLSRMKIDNMREEHQEKLIKESEKLAAQQKAESEKKAEQRKHYGFISVSAGEGLDEIFRGIGADYLIQGGQTMNPSTEDMLNAIEKVNADTIYILPNNKNIILAAEQAKSLVEDKKVIVIPSKTIPQGITAIINFAPDLSPEDNEKIMTEEMSRVKTGQVTYAVRNTMIDDTTIREGDIMALGDSGILAVGKEIESTVLEAMEAMVEEESELVTVYYGKDVKEEDAKELKGKAEELFSHCEVELHAGGQPIYYYLISVE